The window GTGGGCAAGGAGGCGGTAGCGGTCATTTCACTCATCCCTCCATTGTCCCTGCAAAAACGACTGGCTTGTGACAAAAGGGCATCCAGCGCCCATCAAGTCCTCAAACCCATGACACCCAAGAGTTGTTCGGTGTTCTTTTGGATCTGCTTTTGCATCTGCTCCTGCATCTGCGTCATCACGTTTTGCGAGGGGTTGGCCAGGCCCGAAAACATGTTGTGCATCATGGGCGTTTGCCACTGCATGAACTGGGCCCACACTTCCGGGCTGAGCGCCGGACTGGATTCGCTGAGCTTGCTTTGCCAATCCATGAAGGACTGCACATGGCTCTCCAAATAAGAACCCATGTGCCCCTGCATGGCATGGCCATAAAAACGGATGATGTTGGACAGCACCGCCTCGCTGAACATGGGCACACCGGCCGATTCCTCTTCCAAAATGATCTGCAGCAGGATGGACCGTGTCAGGTCTTCGCCGGTTTTGGCGTCCACCACCACCATGGGCGATGCGGCCATGACCAGTTTTTTGATCTCGGCGAGCGTCACATAGGTGGAGCTTTGTGTGTCGTACAAGCGCCGATTGGGGTATTTCTTGATGGTGCGCACAGACTGGTGCTCAGCAGCGCTGCCGCTCGCGGCTGGTTTGGTCGACTCGGCTTGGGGCTTGACCGGCACTGAAAACTCCTGATGGGGCACTGCCATTGAAAAATCTGCTGCAATGCAGCATTCTAGGCACACA is drawn from Limnohabitans sp. 63ED37-2 and contains these coding sequences:
- the phaR gene encoding polyhydroxyalkanoate synthesis repressor PhaR is translated as MAVPHQEFSVPVKPQAESTKPAASGSAAEHQSVRTIKKYPNRRLYDTQSSTYVTLAEIKKLVMAASPMVVVDAKTGEDLTRSILLQIILEEESAGVPMFSEAVLSNIIRFYGHAMQGHMGSYLESHVQSFMDWQSKLSESSPALSPEVWAQFMQWQTPMMHNMFSGLANPSQNVMTQMQEQMQKQIQKNTEQLLGVMGLRT